CTCACCGGGCGGCCCGAGCGGTGCCGGCAGGACACGCTCGACTGGCTCGCCGCCCAGGGACTGCCCGAGGGGCGGGTCCACATGCGGCGCGACGCCGACCGCAGGCCCGCCCGGCACACCAAGCTGGAGATCCTGCGCCGGCTCGCGCGGACCCGTGCGATCCGGGTGCTCGTGGACGACGACGAACTGGTCTGCGAGGACGCGGAGCGGGCCGGTTTCACCGTCGTGCGGGCGCGCTGGGCGACCCCCTCCGCCGAACTCAAGGTGGCGCAGGAGCGCGAGGGGCGGACCTGACGGGTCGGGTCACTCGGCGTCGTCGAGACGGAAGCCGACCTTCATGCAGACCTGCCATTGCGCGATCTGCCCGTTGTCCAGCCGGCCCCGCACCTCCGTCACCTCGAACCAGTCGAGGTTGCGCAGCGTCTGCGAGGCGCGGCTGATGCCGTTGCGGATGGCCTGGTCCGCACCGTCGGGCGAGCTGCCGACGATGTCCGTGACCCGGTAGGTGTGGTTCGTCATGCGGGTACTCCTCTCCGCGCGCTGACGGCGGCGTCGCGTGTGTCGCGCGTCACTCCACCGTGCCCCAAGCAGCGGGGGAGCGCGAGGCGTCGGCCGCCTTTCCGGAACCGCTTGACCTCCGCATTGGTCCATACCAAAATCCAGACACCCGTACGAGCCGCGGCTCGTTCCCCCCACGTCGGGCCCTTTCCCCCTGTCCGCCAGACAGAACAGGACCGCCGTGAAGCTTCGTCTCCCCGCCCTCGCCTGCGTGTCGGCCTCCCTCCTCGTCGGGTGCGCGCTCGTACCGTCGAACGGGACCGAACGGCGCACGGTCACCGTGTGGTTGATGAAGGACAGCGCCTCGGCGGAGTTCCTGGAGCGGTTCACCGAGGAGTTCGAGCGCACGCACGACGATCTCGACCTCGACATCCGCATCCAGCAGTGGACCGGCATCGGCGAGAAGGTGCAGGCCGCGCTGGAGGCCGACACCCCCGACGGGCCCGACGTCGTCGAGGTCGGCAACACCCAGGTCCCGCAGTACGTCGACGGCGGCGGCCTGCTCGACCTGACGCTGGAGTCGCTGCGGGACTGGGGCCTGCGCGACTGGCTGCCCGGCCTCGCCGAACCGGGCCGGCAGCGGTCCACGCAGTACGGCATCCCGTGGTACGCGGCGAACCGCGTCGTCATCTACCGCAAGGACCTGTTCGAGCGGGCCGGGATCACCCGTCCGCCGAGGACCCGCGACGAATGGCTCGCGGCCACCGAGACGCTCGACTCCGATGGCAACCAGGGCATCTACCTGGCCGGGCAGGACTGGTACACGCTCTCCGGGTTCATCTGGGACGAGGGCGGCGACCTCGCCCGGGAGGACGGCGGCGTCTGGACCGGCACCCTGGACACCCTCGCGGCCCTGCGCGGCATGGACTTCTACCGCCGGCTCCAGGCGCTCGGCGAGGGCCCGGTCGACGCCGACGAGGAACACCCGCCGCAGGCCGGGGTGTTCGCCGAGGGCAAGGTCGCGCAGATCGTGGCCGTACCGGGCCAGGCCCGGGCGATCGTCCGGCAGAACCCCGCCCTCGAGGGCGAACTCGGCTTCTTCCCCGTTCCCGGCAAGTCCGCCGACAAGCCCGGCGCGGTCTTCACCGGCGGCTCCGACCTCGTTATCCCCCAGAACACCGACCAGCGCGACGGCGCCGTCGCCGTCGTCGAGGAACTCACCGGCGCCAAGTGGAACACCGAACTGGCCCGGACCATGGACTACGTGCCCAACAAGACGACCCTCGCCGGGGCCGTCGCGGACGAGGAGGGGGTCGCCGCCATGGCGGCCGGGGCCGCGCAGGGGCGGGCGACCCCGAGCACGCCCGAGTGGGCGGCCGTCGAGGCGGACAACCCGATCAAGGAGTACATGACCAGGGTGCTCACCGGCGCCGACCCGGCGGCGGAGGCCCGCCGCGCCTCCCGGCGGATCACCGAGGCGCTGGCGGTCCCCCTCGGCTGAACGGCCGACGGCGCCCGAGGAGACCGCCGACACCCGCCGCGGACACCGGGCCACCGCACGACCCCGCTGCCGGCTCCCTTGCCGAGTCGCTGCTCTGCCGCCCGAGCGGCAGAGCAGCGACCTGGATCTCACCGGGGAGCCGGGCACCCGCTCGTTCAGCGCGCGGTGGCGAGCACGAGCGCGAAACCGGCGTCGGAGTCGGCCCAGAGCTGCTGCGTGCGCAGCCCCGCGTCGGTCAGTTCCTCCCGCAGCCCGTCCGTGGTGAACTTCGCGCTGCGTTCGGTGATCCATTCCTCCGCGTCACCGAAACGCACGGCCAGATCGAGTTCCCGGATTTTCACGAGTTGCTCGAACCGACTGCGCAGCCTCATCTCGATGTGGCTTTCGGAGCTGTTCCACACCGACACGTGGTCGAAGGCGTCGGGGTCGAAGTCGGCGTCCAGTTCGCGGTTCAACACGTGCAGCAGGTTCTTGTTGAACTCGGCCGTCACGCCCTGGGCGTCGTCGTAGGCAGCGGTCATCTCCTGCTCGGTCTTGACCAGGTCGGCGCCGATCAGCAGGAAGTCCTCGGGGCGCATGATGTCTCGCAGCCCCCGCAGGAAGGGGCCACGGGCCGACCGCCGGAAGTTGCCCAGCGTGCTGCCGAGGAAGGCGATGAGCCGTGGGCCGTCCTCGGGCAGCGCCGGCAGGACCAGCGGAGCCGTGAAGTCGGCACGCAGGGCGTGCAGACGGATCCCCGGATAGTCCCGGACGAGTTGGGCGCCGGCCTCGTGGAGGGCGTCCGCGCTGACGTCGACGGCGACGTAGTGCAGACCGGCCGGGTCCAGCGCCTCGATGATCAGCTTGGACTTCGTCGAACTCCCGGACCCGAGCTCGACGAGGCTGCGGGCCCCGGTCCGCCCGGCGACGTCCCGGGCGTGCAGCTGGAGCAGCCCCAGCTCCGCCCGCCACAGGGGGTACTCCGGGAGCTGGGTGATCTCCTCGAAGAGCTCGCTGCCCCGGGCGTCGTAGAACCACGTGGGCGCCGTCGACTTCGGGACGCCGGTCAGCCCGTCGCGGATGTCGGCGCGCAGGGCCTTGGCGTAGTGCTCGGCTTCGAGGACGTCGGTGTAGGCGTAGGCGCGGGTCTCGGTCATGCGTGCCTCTTTTCAGTCGACGCCACATCGGCGCGGTGCCGGGATCGTGCTCCGCCGGTCGGGGGCGCGGCGTCGGCGGCGACGGGCACCCCGGCCGTCACCGCGTCGGTCGTGAGGTCCTCGGTCAGGGTGCGGGTGGGAAGGAACGGACTCACGTGCGGGGCTCCTTGGAGGGTGGGGCCGCCGAGGCGTCGCTCGGCTCCTTGAGCGGGGTGAGCTGCACGTCGGTGCCGCTCGCCGCCAGCAGGGTGCGGTCGGGCACCTCGTGCCAGCGTGGGTCGTCGTCGTACGGTTCCGAGGCAACGACCGTGCCGCCGCCCGGCCGGGCGAGGTACCACAGGCTGTCGCCCCAGGCGGTCGCGGCGATCGACTCGCCGTCGGTGAGCAGCAGGTTCAGCCGGGAGCCCGGGGCCGCCGCGGCGACCTCGGGGACCGTCTCGGCCAGCGCCCGGCCCAGGTCGTCCCCGGCGCGCAGCCGGGCGAGGACGAGCGCCCACACGACGGCGGAGTCGTTGCGGGCCTCCAGTGACAGCAGGTCCACCGGGGGCAGGCCGTGGGCGAGCTCCGCGAGCGAGTGCGGCCAGCCGGTGACGGCGCCGTTGTGGCTGAACAGCCAGGACCCCGCGGCGAACGGCGCCGCCGCGGCCTCCGCGTCGGCGCCCGCCAGCGTCGCGTCCCGCACGGCGGCGAGCAGCGTCCGGGTGCGCACGACCCGGGCCAGGTCGGCGAAGGACAGGTCAGCCCAGATGGGCCCGGCCCGCCGGTAGCGGGCGGGCCGGGGGTCGCCCTGCGCGTACCAGCCCACCCCGAAGCCGTCGGCGTTGACGGTTCCGTAGCGCTGGCGGCGGGGTGCCCACGACTGCCGGTACAGACCGAACGGAGGCTCCACCAGCAGCCTGCCGAGGGCCTCCTCCGGCCCGGTGTACGCCAGGTGACGACACATCAGGCGTCCCCCGACCGGGCGGTGCGGAAGCCGGAGAAGATCTGCCGCCGGATCGGATAGTCCCAGTTGCGGAAGGTGCCCCGGCAGGCCACCTGGTCCACGGCGAACGAGCCACCGCGCAGGACCTTGTGCTCGGGCCCGAAGAACACCTCCGAATACTCCTTGTACGGGAACGCCCGGAAGCCCGGGTACGGCAGGAAGTCGCTGGCCGTCCACTCCCACACATCACCGATCAACTGCCGGACGCCCAGCGGCGACTCACCCTCGGGGTAGCTGCCGGCAGGTGCCGGGCGCAGGTGCCGCTGGCCGAGGTTGGCGTGCTCGGGCGCCGGGTCGGCGTCGCCCCACGGGTAGCGGGTCGAGCGGCCGGTCGCCGGGTCGTGCCGCGCGGCCTTCTCCCACTCGGCCTCCGTGGGCAGCCGGCGCCCGGCCCAGCGGGCGTACGCGTCGGCCTCGTACCAGCACACGTGCAGCACCGGCTCGTCGGGCGGCACCACCTCGGTGACGCCGAACCGGCGCCGCAGCCACTGCCCGCCGTCGCGGCGCCAGAACAGCGGCGCCCTGATGGCGGAGCGGCGGATGTGCGCCCAGCCGTCCGCCGTCCACCAGCGCGGGTCGTCGTAGCCGCCGTCCTCGATGAACGCCTGGTAGGCCGCGTTCGTCACCGGCGTGGTGTCGATCCAGAACGGCGCCACCTCACGCCGGTGCGCGGGCCGTTCGTTGTCCAGCGCCCACGGCTCGGTGGAAGTGCCCATGGTGAACGGGCCGCCGGGGACCAGGACCTCGGCCGGTCCGGTGAACAGCGGCACCGGCTCCGGGTCGGGGGCGTGCAGCGCCTGCGGCCCCTTGCGGAGCTGATGGGTGATCAGCATGGTCTCGTCGTGCTGCTGCTCGTGCTGCGCGATCATCCCGAAGGCGAATCCCGCCTCCGTCAGCCGTGTCCCGTGGAACGCGGTGCCGGCCAGCACGTCCAGTGCC
This region of Streptomyces chromofuscus genomic DNA includes:
- the egtB gene encoding ergothioneine biosynthesis protein EgtB; translation: MTDPAIDTETPGETVGESSGEFDAEAFRERALTSLVTARDRTTLLTSCVEGPDLTAQHSPLMSPLVWDLAHIGNQEELWLLRAVAGQEAIRPEIDNLYDAFEHPRAERPSLPLLPPDEARRYAAEVRGRALDVLAGTAFHGTRLTEAGFAFGMIAQHEQQHDETMLITHQLRKGPQALHAPDPEPVPLFTGPAEVLVPGGPFTMGTSTEPWALDNERPAHRREVAPFWIDTTPVTNAAYQAFIEDGGYDDPRWWTADGWAHIRRSAIRAPLFWRRDGGQWLRRRFGVTEVVPPDEPVLHVCWYEADAYARWAGRRLPTEAEWEKAARHDPATGRSTRYPWGDADPAPEHANLGQRHLRPAPAGSYPEGESPLGVRQLIGDVWEWTASDFLPYPGFRAFPYKEYSEVFFGPEHKVLRGGSFAVDQVACRGTFRNWDYPIRRQIFSGFRTARSGDA
- the egtD gene encoding L-histidine N(alpha)-methyltransferase, which codes for MTETRAYAYTDVLEAEHYAKALRADIRDGLTGVPKSTAPTWFYDARGSELFEEITQLPEYPLWRAELGLLQLHARDVAGRTGARSLVELGSGSSTKSKLIIEALDPAGLHYVAVDVSADALHEAGAQLVRDYPGIRLHALRADFTAPLVLPALPEDGPRLIAFLGSTLGNFRRSARGPFLRGLRDIMRPEDFLLIGADLVKTEQEMTAAYDDAQGVTAEFNKNLLHVLNRELDADFDPDAFDHVSVWNSSESHIEMRLRSRFEQLVKIRELDLAVRFGDAEEWITERSAKFTTDGLREELTDAGLRTQQLWADSDAGFALVLATAR
- the egtC gene encoding ergothioneine biosynthesis protein EgtC; its protein translation is MCRHLAYTGPEEALGRLLVEPPFGLYRQSWAPRRQRYGTVNADGFGVGWYAQGDPRPARYRRAGPIWADLSFADLARVVRTRTLLAAVRDATLAGADAEAAAAPFAAGSWLFSHNGAVTGWPHSLAELAHGLPPVDLLSLEARNDSAVVWALVLARLRAGDDLGRALAETVPEVAAAAPGSRLNLLLTDGESIAATAWGDSLWYLARPGGGTVVASEPYDDDPRWHEVPDRTLLAASGTDVQLTPLKEPSDASAAPPSKEPRT
- a CDS encoding dodecin; amino-acid sequence: MTNHTYRVTDIVGSSPDGADQAIRNGISRASQTLRNLDWFEVTEVRGRLDNGQIAQWQVCMKVGFRLDDAE
- a CDS encoding phosphatase domain-containing protein; this encodes MTVRDERPVAVFDLDNTLADTAHRQHFLERKPRDWDGFFAAAPADPPLAEGIALVRESAGECEIVYLTGRPERCRQDTLDWLAAQGLPEGRVHMRRDADRRPARHTKLEILRRLARTRAIRVLVDDDELVCEDAERAGFTVVRARWATPSAELKVAQEREGRT
- a CDS encoding extracellular solute-binding protein, which gives rise to MKLRLPALACVSASLLVGCALVPSNGTERRTVTVWLMKDSASAEFLERFTEEFERTHDDLDLDIRIQQWTGIGEKVQAALEADTPDGPDVVEVGNTQVPQYVDGGGLLDLTLESLRDWGLRDWLPGLAEPGRQRSTQYGIPWYAANRVVIYRKDLFERAGITRPPRTRDEWLAATETLDSDGNQGIYLAGQDWYTLSGFIWDEGGDLAREDGGVWTGTLDTLAALRGMDFYRRLQALGEGPVDADEEHPPQAGVFAEGKVAQIVAVPGQARAIVRQNPALEGELGFFPVPGKSADKPGAVFTGGSDLVIPQNTDQRDGAVAVVEELTGAKWNTELARTMDYVPNKTTLAGAVADEEGVAAMAAGAAQGRATPSTPEWAAVEADNPIKEYMTRVLTGADPAAEARRASRRITEALAVPLG